A window of the Hordeum vulgare subsp. vulgare chromosome 5H, MorexV3_pseudomolecules_assembly, whole genome shotgun sequence genome harbors these coding sequences:
- the LOC123451897 gene encoding DNA mismatch repair protein MLH3 isoform X1 — translation MQNIKRLPKSVHSSLRSSIILSDLPRVVEELVYNSIDANAKKIDVSVNVRACYVKVEDDGCGIARDELVLLGEKYATSKFYDVMGDAESSSRSFGLNGEALASLSDISVVEVRTKARGRPNSYCKIIKGSKCSHLGIDDQREAVGTTVVARELFYNQPVRRKQMQSGHKRELHNVKKCVLQIALIHPQLSVRLLDTDSEDQLLYTVPSSSPLHLISDSFGNDVSSCLHEISTSHQSWALSGHISGPTNVFCNKDFQYLYINSRFVSKSPIHNILNSLAASFQSSVTRTIEEVDIQSRKRQKTDVYPAFLLNFFCPRSSYDLHFEPSKTIVEFKDWQSILFFFEQTITNYWKKHLPQSSKGKVIDDTCVPLKSDVKLNRAFVKHQNVQNKEDDADLQQHTPRKSSVRESNFATGAATAPKGLDYFSFDMKPSPWHVCYPDRISDASEHSDNVARNDLTHFPERVSYQWFKDGSSKLEDCGLSDANPTVWKKQRMEGIFHEHAYSCEVGNFEDVQTDGLSADNQESEIMGREIDLQEPCFGVVNRPNRITCDFMLNETNINANMPGCDGLYTEFDRLDDDCLLNEVIETLGDISCPEMPHFSDGFYHEDCSTPIILKRCSRRKQLGTAAGYETNAIVQMNFPDIHGAWENDVMDMSSIKDNHLHFSHPFLLPDTPSSQSHARTGLELQGRSNKSFTYWNCENIDSDFRSTWDRSNSNSSRICEGSKHFNNLDDEPQSPNYFNRVDQFVSEDDEIPWKSKIGEPLSHIISPVKSTNGYQLNGSSSHLANNSVLIKDLPNQDNFGCDRRSRFSKGRSRSCSAPPFYKGKRKFPGLNQPQTKLTADGDKAIPTKDSEEREPAPENISHMSATQPIPETCSSEFSGLNFSLKGNLKMHEETCSGGLENFPAQITKWRDDSDQHTALELPHIPSACYDDILNISSGPLHLSSSSLVPESIDKKCFEEARVLLQLDKKFIPVISGEMLLLVDQHAADERIRLEELRSKVLSDDDRGITYLDSEKEMALPEAGFQLFQKYAEQIQKWGWIINNPSTSSHSFKKNMNILRKQGRVVTLAAVPCILGVDLTGKDLTDFIQQLDESDGSSSIPAAVLRILNYKACRGAIMFGDALLPSECSLIIEELKATSLCFQCAHGRPTTVPIVNVASLRRQLARLGSPSGRSEAEEPWHGLSQHEASLERARTRLRQLRRLRRGTL, via the exons ATGCAGAACATAAAACGCTTGCCCAAAAGCGTCCACAGCTCCTTGCGCTCAAGCATTATCTTGTCTGACCTCCCAAGGGTTGTTGAGGAGTTGGTATATAATAGCATCGATGCAAATGCCAAAAAG ATTGATGTCTCAGTAAATGTCAGAGCATGTTACGTTAAAGTGGAAGATGATG GTTGTGGTATTGCTCGAGATGAATTGGTTCTATTAGGAGAAAAATATG CAACATCCAAGTTTTATGATGTCATGGGTGATGCGGAATCTAGTTCTAGAAGTTTTGGATTAAATGGTGAAGCGCTCGCATCACTTTCTGATATCTCTGTGGTTGAAGTCAGGACGAAGGCTCGTGGGAGACCGAATTCGTACTGCAAGATAATAAAG GGATCCAAATGCTCACATTTAGGAATAGATGACCAGAGAGAAGCTGTTGGTACAACAG TTGTTGCTCGGGAGCTTTTTTATAACCAGCCTGTGCGGAGAAAACAAATGCAATCTGG CCATAAAAGAGAACTACACAATGTGAAGAAGTGTGTCCTGCAAATTGCACTTATTCATCCACAGCTTTCAGTCAGACTTCTTGACACTGACAG CGAAGATCAGTTGCTGTACACAGTTCCTTCATCATCCCCTTTGCATCTTATATCAGACAGTTTTGGAAATGATGTCTCCAGTTGTCTTCATGAAATATCTACCTCACATCAGAGCTGGGCTCTTTCAGGGCACATCTCTGGACCAACAAATGTGTTCTGTAATAAG GATTTCCAGTACTTGT ATATCAACTCAAGATTCGTCAGTAAAAGCCCAATCCATAATATTCTGAATAGTCTGGCAGCTAGTTTTCAGTCTTCTGTTACAAGGACGATTGAAGAAGTCGATATTCAGAGCCGAAAGAGGCAGAAGACTGATGTCTACCCTGCATTTTTGCTGAACTTCTTCTGCCCTAGATCTAGCTATGATCTACATTTTGAGCCTTCAAAGACTATTGTGGAATTCAAG GATTGGCAAAGTATCTTGTTTTTCTTTGAACAAACTATCACAAACTACTGGAAGAAGCATCTACCACAATCATCAAAAG GCAAAGTTATTGATGATACCTGTGTTCCTCTGAAAAGTGATG tgAAGTTGAATAGGGCCTTCGTAAAGCATCAGAATGtacagaacaaggaagatgatgcTGATTTACAGCAGCACACTCCACGTAAGAGTTCAGTCAGAGAAAGCAATTTTGCTACAGGTGCAGCAACAGCTCCTAAAGGCCTGGACTACTTTTCTTTTGATATGAAGCCATCCCCATGGCACGTCTGTTATCCAGATCGAATCAGCGATGCATCTGAACACTCTGACAATGTTGCTAGGAACGATCTTACACATTTTCCTGAAAGGGTCAGTTATCAGTGGTTCAAGGATGGTTCCTCCAAGCTAGAAGACTGTGGTCTTTCAGATGCTAACCCAACTGTTTGGAAAAAGCAACGGATGGAGGGTATATTCCATGAGCATGCATATTCCTGTGAAGTTGGAAATTTTGAAGATGTGCAAACTGATGGCCTTTCAGCTGATAACCAAGAGTCTGAGATAATGGGTCGAGAAATTGATCTCCAagaaccttgctttggggttgtCAATAGACCCAACCGAATTACCTGCGATTTTATGCTTAATGAAACCAATATAAATGCAAACATGCCTGGCTGTGATGGATTATATACTGAATTTGATAGATTAGATGATGATTGCCTACTCAATGAAGTCATAGAGACATTGGGTGATATTTCTTgccctgagatgccacacttcagTGATGGATTCTACCATGAAGATTGTAGTACCCCCATTATCTTGAAACGGTGCAGTAGAAGAAAGCAGTTGGGGACTGCAGCAGGGTATGAAACTAATGCAATTGTTCAGATGAACTTCCCTGATATCCATGGAGCGTGGGAAAATGACGTCATGGATATGTCCTCCATCAAAGATAATCATCTTCATTTCTCTCATCCATTCTTGTTACCTGATACACCTAGCAGTCAAAGTCATGCAAGGACTGGCTTGGAATTGCAGGGGAGATCAAATAAAAGCTTTACTTATTGGAACTGCGAAAATATCGACAGTGATTTTAGATCTACTTGGGACAGATCCAACAGTAATTCATCAAGAATATGTGAAGGATCTAAACATTTCAATAACTTAGATGATGAACCTCAGTCACCGAATTACTTCAATCGTGTCGATCAGTTTGTTTCTGAAGATGATGAGATACCGTGGAAATCAAAAATTGGTGAACCATTGTCACACATTATTTCTCCCGTGAAAAGTACCAATGGTTACCAGTTGAATGGCTCTTCTTCCCACCTGGCAAACAACAGTGTGCTTATTAAAGATCTACCGAATCAGGACAATTTTGGATGCGACAGGAGATCTAGGTTTTCCAAGGGTAGATCTAGGAGCTGTTCCGCCCCACCATTTTACAAAGGCAAACGAAAATTCCCTGGATTAAATCAGCCTCAGACTAAATTGACGGCAGACGGTGataaagctatccccactaaggaCTCAGAAG AACGTGAACCGGCACCAGAGAATATCTCACATATGAGTGCAACCCAGCCTATTCCTGAGACTTGTAGCAGTGAATTTTCTGGCCTAAATTTCAG CTTGAAGGGAAACCTGAAAATGCATGAAGAGACATGTTCTGGTGGGCTTGAAAATTTTCCTGCTCAAATAACTAAATGGCGGGATGACTCTGACCAGCATACA GCTTTGGAGTTGCCGCATATTCCTTCCGCATGCTACGACGATATACTTAACATTTCTTCTGGGCCTTTACATCTCTCTTCTAGCTCGCTAGTTCCTGAAAGTATTGATAAAAAATGCTTTGAGGAGGCAAGAGTTTTGTTGCAGCTGGATAAGAAATTTATTCCCGTCATATCTGGGGAAATGCTACTGCTTGTTGATCAG CATGCAGCTGATGAAAGGATACGTTTGGAGGAGCTCCGTAGCAAG GTTTTATCAGATGATGACCGAGGTATCACTTACTTGGACTCAGAGAAGGAAATG GCTCTCCCTGAGGCTGGATTTCAATTGTTCCAGAAGTATGCTGAGCAGATTCAGAAATGGGGCTGGATCATCAACAATCCTAGCACTTCCTCTCACTCATTCAAAAA GAACATGAACATTCTGAGGAAACAAGGCCGTGTAGTTACTCTTGCTGCT GTTCCATGTATTTTGGGTGTTGATTTGACAGGAAAAGATCTCACGGACTTTATTCAGCAG CTTGATGAGAGTGACGGGTCCTCGTCTATCCCTGCAGCAGTTCTCCGTATTCTTAACTACAAAGCTTGCAGGG GGGCAATCATGTTTGGTGATGCCTTGCTACCGTCCGAGTGCTCTCTGATCATTGAAGAGCTAAAAGCGACGTCCCTGTGCTTTCAG TGCGCTCACGGGCGTCCGACCACCGTGCCCATCGTGAATGTGGCGTCCCTCCGCCGCCAGTTGGCAAGGCTGGGATCGCCGAGCGGGAGGAGTGAGGCGGAGGAGCCCTGGCATGGCCTGTCACAGCACGAAGCCAGCCTCGAGCGCGCACGGACCCGCCTCAGACAGCTGAGGAGGCTGCGGCGTGGCACCCTGTAG
- the LOC123451897 gene encoding DNA mismatch repair protein MLH3 isoform X2 codes for MQNIKRLPKSVHSSLRSSIILSDLPRVVEELVYNSIDANAKKIDVSVNVRACYVKVEDDGCGIARDELVLLGEKYATSKFYDVMGDAESSSRSFGLNGEALASLSDISVVEVRTKARGRPNSYCKIIKGSKCSHLGIDDQREAVGTTVVARELFYNQPVRRKQMQSGHKRELHNVKKCVLQIALIHPQLSVRLLDTDSEDQLLYTVPSSSPLHLISDSFGNDVSSCLHEISTSHQSWALSGHISGPTNVFCNKDFQYLYINSRFVSKSPIHNILNSLAASFQSSVTRTIEEVDIQSRKRQKTDVYPAFLLNFFCPRSSYDLHFEPSKTIVEFKDWQSILFFFEQTITNYWKKHLPQSSKGKVIDDTCVPLKSDVKLNRAFVKHQNVQNKEDDADLQQHTPRKSSVRESNFATGAATAPKGLDYFSFDMKPSPWHVCYPDRISDASEHSDNVARNDLTHFPERVSYQWFKDGSSKLEDCGLSDANPTVWKKQRMEGIFHEHAYSCEVGNFEDVQTDGLSADNQESEIMGREIDLQEPCFGVVNRPNRITCDFMLNETNINANMPGCDGLYTEFDRLDDDCLLNEVIETLGDISCPEMPHFSDGFYHEDCSTPIILKRCSRRKQLGTAAGYETNAIVQMNFPDIHGAWENDVMDMSSIKDNHLHFSHPFLLPDTPSSQSHARTGLELQGRSNKSFTYWNCENIDSDFRSTWDRSNSNSSRICEGSKHFNNLDDEPQSPNYFNRVDQFVSEDDEIPWKSKIGEPLSHIISPVKSTNGYQLNGSSSHLANNSVLIKDLPNQDNFGCDRRSRFSKGRSRSCSAPPFYKGKRKFPGLNQPQTKLTADGDKAIPTKDSEEREPAPENISHMSATQPIPETCSSEFSGLNFSLKGNLKMHEETCSGGLENFPAQITKWRDDSDQHTALELPHIPSACYDDILNISSGPLHLSSSSLVPESIDKKCFEEARVLLQLDKKFIPVISGEMLLLVDQHAADERIRLEELRSKVLSDDDRDNAKTSMWNQALPEAGFQLFQKYAEQIQKWGWIINNPSTSSHSFKKNMNILRKQGRVVTLAAVPCILGVDLTGKDLTDFIQQLDESDGSSSIPAAVLRILNYKACRGAIMFGDALLPSECSLIIEELKATSLCFQCAHGRPTTVPIVNVASLRRQLARLGSPSGRSEAEEPWHGLSQHEASLERARTRLRQLRRLRRGTL; via the exons ATGCAGAACATAAAACGCTTGCCCAAAAGCGTCCACAGCTCCTTGCGCTCAAGCATTATCTTGTCTGACCTCCCAAGGGTTGTTGAGGAGTTGGTATATAATAGCATCGATGCAAATGCCAAAAAG ATTGATGTCTCAGTAAATGTCAGAGCATGTTACGTTAAAGTGGAAGATGATG GTTGTGGTATTGCTCGAGATGAATTGGTTCTATTAGGAGAAAAATATG CAACATCCAAGTTTTATGATGTCATGGGTGATGCGGAATCTAGTTCTAGAAGTTTTGGATTAAATGGTGAAGCGCTCGCATCACTTTCTGATATCTCTGTGGTTGAAGTCAGGACGAAGGCTCGTGGGAGACCGAATTCGTACTGCAAGATAATAAAG GGATCCAAATGCTCACATTTAGGAATAGATGACCAGAGAGAAGCTGTTGGTACAACAG TTGTTGCTCGGGAGCTTTTTTATAACCAGCCTGTGCGGAGAAAACAAATGCAATCTGG CCATAAAAGAGAACTACACAATGTGAAGAAGTGTGTCCTGCAAATTGCACTTATTCATCCACAGCTTTCAGTCAGACTTCTTGACACTGACAG CGAAGATCAGTTGCTGTACACAGTTCCTTCATCATCCCCTTTGCATCTTATATCAGACAGTTTTGGAAATGATGTCTCCAGTTGTCTTCATGAAATATCTACCTCACATCAGAGCTGGGCTCTTTCAGGGCACATCTCTGGACCAACAAATGTGTTCTGTAATAAG GATTTCCAGTACTTGT ATATCAACTCAAGATTCGTCAGTAAAAGCCCAATCCATAATATTCTGAATAGTCTGGCAGCTAGTTTTCAGTCTTCTGTTACAAGGACGATTGAAGAAGTCGATATTCAGAGCCGAAAGAGGCAGAAGACTGATGTCTACCCTGCATTTTTGCTGAACTTCTTCTGCCCTAGATCTAGCTATGATCTACATTTTGAGCCTTCAAAGACTATTGTGGAATTCAAG GATTGGCAAAGTATCTTGTTTTTCTTTGAACAAACTATCACAAACTACTGGAAGAAGCATCTACCACAATCATCAAAAG GCAAAGTTATTGATGATACCTGTGTTCCTCTGAAAAGTGATG tgAAGTTGAATAGGGCCTTCGTAAAGCATCAGAATGtacagaacaaggaagatgatgcTGATTTACAGCAGCACACTCCACGTAAGAGTTCAGTCAGAGAAAGCAATTTTGCTACAGGTGCAGCAACAGCTCCTAAAGGCCTGGACTACTTTTCTTTTGATATGAAGCCATCCCCATGGCACGTCTGTTATCCAGATCGAATCAGCGATGCATCTGAACACTCTGACAATGTTGCTAGGAACGATCTTACACATTTTCCTGAAAGGGTCAGTTATCAGTGGTTCAAGGATGGTTCCTCCAAGCTAGAAGACTGTGGTCTTTCAGATGCTAACCCAACTGTTTGGAAAAAGCAACGGATGGAGGGTATATTCCATGAGCATGCATATTCCTGTGAAGTTGGAAATTTTGAAGATGTGCAAACTGATGGCCTTTCAGCTGATAACCAAGAGTCTGAGATAATGGGTCGAGAAATTGATCTCCAagaaccttgctttggggttgtCAATAGACCCAACCGAATTACCTGCGATTTTATGCTTAATGAAACCAATATAAATGCAAACATGCCTGGCTGTGATGGATTATATACTGAATTTGATAGATTAGATGATGATTGCCTACTCAATGAAGTCATAGAGACATTGGGTGATATTTCTTgccctgagatgccacacttcagTGATGGATTCTACCATGAAGATTGTAGTACCCCCATTATCTTGAAACGGTGCAGTAGAAGAAAGCAGTTGGGGACTGCAGCAGGGTATGAAACTAATGCAATTGTTCAGATGAACTTCCCTGATATCCATGGAGCGTGGGAAAATGACGTCATGGATATGTCCTCCATCAAAGATAATCATCTTCATTTCTCTCATCCATTCTTGTTACCTGATACACCTAGCAGTCAAAGTCATGCAAGGACTGGCTTGGAATTGCAGGGGAGATCAAATAAAAGCTTTACTTATTGGAACTGCGAAAATATCGACAGTGATTTTAGATCTACTTGGGACAGATCCAACAGTAATTCATCAAGAATATGTGAAGGATCTAAACATTTCAATAACTTAGATGATGAACCTCAGTCACCGAATTACTTCAATCGTGTCGATCAGTTTGTTTCTGAAGATGATGAGATACCGTGGAAATCAAAAATTGGTGAACCATTGTCACACATTATTTCTCCCGTGAAAAGTACCAATGGTTACCAGTTGAATGGCTCTTCTTCCCACCTGGCAAACAACAGTGTGCTTATTAAAGATCTACCGAATCAGGACAATTTTGGATGCGACAGGAGATCTAGGTTTTCCAAGGGTAGATCTAGGAGCTGTTCCGCCCCACCATTTTACAAAGGCAAACGAAAATTCCCTGGATTAAATCAGCCTCAGACTAAATTGACGGCAGACGGTGataaagctatccccactaaggaCTCAGAAG AACGTGAACCGGCACCAGAGAATATCTCACATATGAGTGCAACCCAGCCTATTCCTGAGACTTGTAGCAGTGAATTTTCTGGCCTAAATTTCAG CTTGAAGGGAAACCTGAAAATGCATGAAGAGACATGTTCTGGTGGGCTTGAAAATTTTCCTGCTCAAATAACTAAATGGCGGGATGACTCTGACCAGCATACA GCTTTGGAGTTGCCGCATATTCCTTCCGCATGCTACGACGATATACTTAACATTTCTTCTGGGCCTTTACATCTCTCTTCTAGCTCGCTAGTTCCTGAAAGTATTGATAAAAAATGCTTTGAGGAGGCAAGAGTTTTGTTGCAGCTGGATAAGAAATTTATTCCCGTCATATCTGGGGAAATGCTACTGCTTGTTGATCAG CATGCAGCTGATGAAAGGATACGTTTGGAGGAGCTCCGTAGCAAG GTTTTATCAGATGATGACCGAG ATAATGCTAAGACTTCCATGTGGAACCAGGCTCTCCCTGAGGCTGGATTTCAATTGTTCCAGAAGTATGCTGAGCAGATTCAGAAATGGGGCTGGATCATCAACAATCCTAGCACTTCCTCTCACTCATTCAAAAA GAACATGAACATTCTGAGGAAACAAGGCCGTGTAGTTACTCTTGCTGCT GTTCCATGTATTTTGGGTGTTGATTTGACAGGAAAAGATCTCACGGACTTTATTCAGCAG CTTGATGAGAGTGACGGGTCCTCGTCTATCCCTGCAGCAGTTCTCCGTATTCTTAACTACAAAGCTTGCAGGG GGGCAATCATGTTTGGTGATGCCTTGCTACCGTCCGAGTGCTCTCTGATCATTGAAGAGCTAAAAGCGACGTCCCTGTGCTTTCAG TGCGCTCACGGGCGTCCGACCACCGTGCCCATCGTGAATGTGGCGTCCCTCCGCCGCCAGTTGGCAAGGCTGGGATCGCCGAGCGGGAGGAGTGAGGCGGAGGAGCCCTGGCATGGCCTGTCACAGCACGAAGCCAGCCTCGAGCGCGCACGGACCCGCCTCAGACAGCTGAGGAGGCTGCGGCGTGGCACCCTGTAG
- the LOC123451897 gene encoding uncharacterized protein LOC123451897 isoform X3: protein MQNIKRLPKSVHSSLRSSIILSDLPRVVEELVYNSIDANAKKIDVSVNVRACYVKVEDDGCGIARDELVLLGEKYATSKFYDVMGDAESSSRSFGLNGEALASLSDISVVEVRTKARGRPNSYCKIIKGSKCSHLGIDDQREAVGTTVVARELFYNQPVRRKQMQSGHKRELHNVKKCVLQIALIHPQLSVRLLDTDSEDQLLYTVPSSSPLHLISDSFGNDVSSCLHEISTSHQSWALSGHISGPTNVFCNKDFQYLYINSRFVSKSPIHNILNSLAASFQSSVTRTIEEVDIQSRKRQKTDVYPAFLLNFFCPRSSYDLHFEPSKTIVEFKDWQSILFFFEQTITNYWKKHLPQSSKGKVIDDTCVPLKSDVKLNRAFVKHQNVQNKEDDADLQQHTPRKSSVRESNFATGAATAPKGLDYFSFDMKPSPWHVCYPDRISDASEHSDNVARNDLTHFPERVSYQWFKDGSSKLEDCGLSDANPTVWKKQRMEGIFHEHAYSCEVGNFEDVQTDGLSADNQESEIMGREIDLQEPCFGVVNRPNRITCDFMLNETNINANMPGCDGLYTEFDRLDDDCLLNEVIETLGDISCPEMPHFSDGFYHEDCSTPIILKRCSRRKQLGTAAGYETNAIVQMNFPDIHGAWENDVMDMSSIKDNHLHFSHPFLLPDTPSSQSHARTGLELQGRSNKSFTYWNCENIDSDFRSTWDRSNSNSSRICEGSKHFNNLDDEPQSPNYFNRVDQFVSEDDEIPWKSKIGEPLSHIISPVKSTNGYQLNGSSSHLANNSVLIKDLPNQDNFGCDRRSRFSKGRSRSCSAPPFYKGKRKFPGLNQPQTKLTADGDKAIPTKDSEEREPAPENISHMSATQPIPETCSSEFSGLNFSLKGNLKMHEETCSGGLENFPAQITKWRDDSDQHTALELPHIPSACYDDILNISSGPLHLSSSSLVPESIDKKCFEEARVLLQLDKKFIPVISGEMLLLVDQHAADERIRLEELRSKVLSDDDRGITYLDSEKEMIMLRLPCGTRLSLRLDFNCSRSMLSRFRNGAGSSTILALPLTHSKRT from the exons ATGCAGAACATAAAACGCTTGCCCAAAAGCGTCCACAGCTCCTTGCGCTCAAGCATTATCTTGTCTGACCTCCCAAGGGTTGTTGAGGAGTTGGTATATAATAGCATCGATGCAAATGCCAAAAAG ATTGATGTCTCAGTAAATGTCAGAGCATGTTACGTTAAAGTGGAAGATGATG GTTGTGGTATTGCTCGAGATGAATTGGTTCTATTAGGAGAAAAATATG CAACATCCAAGTTTTATGATGTCATGGGTGATGCGGAATCTAGTTCTAGAAGTTTTGGATTAAATGGTGAAGCGCTCGCATCACTTTCTGATATCTCTGTGGTTGAAGTCAGGACGAAGGCTCGTGGGAGACCGAATTCGTACTGCAAGATAATAAAG GGATCCAAATGCTCACATTTAGGAATAGATGACCAGAGAGAAGCTGTTGGTACAACAG TTGTTGCTCGGGAGCTTTTTTATAACCAGCCTGTGCGGAGAAAACAAATGCAATCTGG CCATAAAAGAGAACTACACAATGTGAAGAAGTGTGTCCTGCAAATTGCACTTATTCATCCACAGCTTTCAGTCAGACTTCTTGACACTGACAG CGAAGATCAGTTGCTGTACACAGTTCCTTCATCATCCCCTTTGCATCTTATATCAGACAGTTTTGGAAATGATGTCTCCAGTTGTCTTCATGAAATATCTACCTCACATCAGAGCTGGGCTCTTTCAGGGCACATCTCTGGACCAACAAATGTGTTCTGTAATAAG GATTTCCAGTACTTGT ATATCAACTCAAGATTCGTCAGTAAAAGCCCAATCCATAATATTCTGAATAGTCTGGCAGCTAGTTTTCAGTCTTCTGTTACAAGGACGATTGAAGAAGTCGATATTCAGAGCCGAAAGAGGCAGAAGACTGATGTCTACCCTGCATTTTTGCTGAACTTCTTCTGCCCTAGATCTAGCTATGATCTACATTTTGAGCCTTCAAAGACTATTGTGGAATTCAAG GATTGGCAAAGTATCTTGTTTTTCTTTGAACAAACTATCACAAACTACTGGAAGAAGCATCTACCACAATCATCAAAAG GCAAAGTTATTGATGATACCTGTGTTCCTCTGAAAAGTGATG tgAAGTTGAATAGGGCCTTCGTAAAGCATCAGAATGtacagaacaaggaagatgatgcTGATTTACAGCAGCACACTCCACGTAAGAGTTCAGTCAGAGAAAGCAATTTTGCTACAGGTGCAGCAACAGCTCCTAAAGGCCTGGACTACTTTTCTTTTGATATGAAGCCATCCCCATGGCACGTCTGTTATCCAGATCGAATCAGCGATGCATCTGAACACTCTGACAATGTTGCTAGGAACGATCTTACACATTTTCCTGAAAGGGTCAGTTATCAGTGGTTCAAGGATGGTTCCTCCAAGCTAGAAGACTGTGGTCTTTCAGATGCTAACCCAACTGTTTGGAAAAAGCAACGGATGGAGGGTATATTCCATGAGCATGCATATTCCTGTGAAGTTGGAAATTTTGAAGATGTGCAAACTGATGGCCTTTCAGCTGATAACCAAGAGTCTGAGATAATGGGTCGAGAAATTGATCTCCAagaaccttgctttggggttgtCAATAGACCCAACCGAATTACCTGCGATTTTATGCTTAATGAAACCAATATAAATGCAAACATGCCTGGCTGTGATGGATTATATACTGAATTTGATAGATTAGATGATGATTGCCTACTCAATGAAGTCATAGAGACATTGGGTGATATTTCTTgccctgagatgccacacttcagTGATGGATTCTACCATGAAGATTGTAGTACCCCCATTATCTTGAAACGGTGCAGTAGAAGAAAGCAGTTGGGGACTGCAGCAGGGTATGAAACTAATGCAATTGTTCAGATGAACTTCCCTGATATCCATGGAGCGTGGGAAAATGACGTCATGGATATGTCCTCCATCAAAGATAATCATCTTCATTTCTCTCATCCATTCTTGTTACCTGATACACCTAGCAGTCAAAGTCATGCAAGGACTGGCTTGGAATTGCAGGGGAGATCAAATAAAAGCTTTACTTATTGGAACTGCGAAAATATCGACAGTGATTTTAGATCTACTTGGGACAGATCCAACAGTAATTCATCAAGAATATGTGAAGGATCTAAACATTTCAATAACTTAGATGATGAACCTCAGTCACCGAATTACTTCAATCGTGTCGATCAGTTTGTTTCTGAAGATGATGAGATACCGTGGAAATCAAAAATTGGTGAACCATTGTCACACATTATTTCTCCCGTGAAAAGTACCAATGGTTACCAGTTGAATGGCTCTTCTTCCCACCTGGCAAACAACAGTGTGCTTATTAAAGATCTACCGAATCAGGACAATTTTGGATGCGACAGGAGATCTAGGTTTTCCAAGGGTAGATCTAGGAGCTGTTCCGCCCCACCATTTTACAAAGGCAAACGAAAATTCCCTGGATTAAATCAGCCTCAGACTAAATTGACGGCAGACGGTGataaagctatccccactaaggaCTCAGAAG AACGTGAACCGGCACCAGAGAATATCTCACATATGAGTGCAACCCAGCCTATTCCTGAGACTTGTAGCAGTGAATTTTCTGGCCTAAATTTCAG CTTGAAGGGAAACCTGAAAATGCATGAAGAGACATGTTCTGGTGGGCTTGAAAATTTTCCTGCTCAAATAACTAAATGGCGGGATGACTCTGACCAGCATACA GCTTTGGAGTTGCCGCATATTCCTTCCGCATGCTACGACGATATACTTAACATTTCTTCTGGGCCTTTACATCTCTCTTCTAGCTCGCTAGTTCCTGAAAGTATTGATAAAAAATGCTTTGAGGAGGCAAGAGTTTTGTTGCAGCTGGATAAGAAATTTATTCCCGTCATATCTGGGGAAATGCTACTGCTTGTTGATCAG CATGCAGCTGATGAAAGGATACGTTTGGAGGAGCTCCGTAGCAAG GTTTTATCAGATGATGACCGAGGTATCACTTACTTGGACTCAGAGAAGGAAATG ATAATGCTAAGACTTCCATGTGGAACCAGGCTCTCCCTGAGGCTGGATTTCAATTGTTCCAGAAGTATGCTGAGCAGATTCAGAAATGGGGCTGGATCATCAACAATCCTAGCACTTCCTCTCACTCATTCAAAAA GAACATGA